Proteins encoded within one genomic window of Oscillatoria salina IIICB1:
- a CDS encoding glycosyltransferase, with protein sequence MGKVAIFLSSLEGGGAERVMLNLAEGFCKNGLGVDLILVKREGSYLTQIPANVKVINLEKKRLLQSLPALVNYLKKERPLAVLSALEDTNLVALGAKFFSGVSTQVVVTVHNTLSQESRNATSLKRKIIPYVVSWFYPWADAVIAVSQGVAKDLTKLGLRSRNLKVIYNPIVTPQMKAKIQQPPEHSWLAPGEPPVILGVGRLTKQKDFSTLIEAFAKVRQQQPARLIILGEGAERLPLETLAQKLGVAKDLDFPGFVDNPYAYMAGAAVLVLSSAWEGFGNVLVESMLAGTPVVSTNCESGPAEILANGKYGKLVPVGDSEAMAKAIAQTLAESPDSKLLQKRALDFSLEKALSQYQQLLPLN encoded by the coding sequence ATGGGTAAAGTAGCAATATTTCTTTCGTCTTTAGAAGGAGGTGGAGCAGAACGAGTAATGCTTAACTTAGCTGAGGGTTTCTGTAAAAATGGTCTTGGCGTGGACTTGATTTTAGTTAAAAGAGAAGGTTCCTATTTGACTCAAATTCCAGCAAACGTCAAGGTGATTAATTTAGAGAAGAAGCGATTACTACAAAGCTTACCTGCTTTAGTTAATTATTTAAAGAAAGAGCGTCCTTTAGCGGTGTTGTCGGCGTTGGAAGATACTAATTTAGTCGCATTGGGCGCTAAATTTTTTTCGGGAGTTTCCACTCAAGTCGTTGTTACGGTACATAATACACTTTCTCAGGAGTCCCGAAATGCGACAAGTTTGAAGCGGAAAATAATTCCTTATGTGGTTTCGTGGTTCTACCCTTGGGCAGATGCAGTGATAGCTGTATCTCAGGGCGTAGCCAAGGATCTGACTAAACTAGGCTTGCGATCGCGTAATCTAAAAGTTATTTATAACCCGATTGTCACTCCCCAGATGAAAGCAAAAATTCAGCAACCACCAGAACATTCTTGGTTGGCGCCTGGAGAGCCACCTGTAATTTTAGGGGTGGGACGTTTGACTAAGCAAAAAGATTTTTCTACTCTTATTGAGGCATTTGCCAAAGTCCGACAACAGCAACCAGCGAGACTGATAATCTTAGGAGAAGGTGCAGAACGTTTACCATTAGAAACTTTAGCTCAGAAACTTGGTGTCGCCAAAGATCTAGATTTTCCTGGTTTTGTGGATAACCCTTATGCTTATATGGCAGGTGCTGCTGTACTGGTTCTTTCTTCTGCTTGGGAGGGTTTTGGCAATGTACTGGTAGAATCAATGCTAGCAGGAACTCCAGTAGTTTCGACTAATTGCGAAAGCGGTCCGGCAGAAATTTTAGCAAATGGCAAATATGGAAAATTAGTTCCTGTAGGAGATAGCGAGGCAATGGCAAAAGCGATCGCTCAAACACTT